The stretch of DNA ACGCTAATTTCCCCTTAAACTCTAGCGAAAAAAGAATTCTATTGCTCATGCGAAACCACCATAACCACCCTATTTCAGCTATTAGCTAAACTGTACCACCCAGTGACTATGCAAACTCTTCTATGGAACCCGCAATAATCGGCGTTTGACGAAAATACTTGCTGAGCCGTAATTGATTGCCCCGATGATTCCAATGGACTTGATCAAAAATGTGGGACAAAAGACACACCCCCCGGCCACATTCCGCTTCTTCCGGTGGCAATAGGTGATCATCTAAATCGCAACAATGCTCACTTTTATTGAAGCCTGTCCCCTCATCCGTAATAATCCAAGAACACTGTTCGGTATTCATGAAGAAGTGAACCACGACTTTTTTCGTTGGATCAAGGGCATTGCCATGCTTTGCGGCATTAACAAGGGCTTCCTGTAACCCTAGGCGTAAATCGTACTGCCATTCATCGGGAATACGCTCTAGGAGAATATCTAAAACTGGATAGAGGTAAAGCGTTGAGGCAAAACTTAAAGTACTCCAATGAGACTTTGGGGGGGGCATGGAAATCGCAATCACAGTCAATGCTCCTTGACAAACTAACTTGCTGAGTATGGTGTCATCGAGAATTAGCCACTGCCTCGTAGAACAGTGTTTTGTTGTGATGCTAATGGCATAAAAGGCTCAAATTGCTCATCATTTAGCGTAAAGACCGTACTTTCTATGGCGGCTCTTACTGAACTATATTATACAAAAAATTGAAATTACACCATTTTTAAAAGAACGGCGCATTCTACATGGGGCGTTTGTGGAAAAAAGTCAGCGGGCTGTACCCATTCCACTGTATAGGCTTCAGCTTCGCATAGGATTTTTAAGTCCCTCGCTAGGGTTGCTGGGTTGCAACTAATGTAAAGGATTTGTCTAGGTCGGGATTGCCGTAATGTGTCGAGAACGCGGCGATCGCAGCCTTTACGCGGTGGGTCAACTAGTACAATATCGGCGGTGTCTTCGAGGTTGGGCAATACATCCTCAACTGTCCCGACCAGAAATTTGACATTTTCAATGTGATTATCCGCTGCACTGGCTTGGGCTTGCTGTACAGAGCTGGGCAAAACTTCAATGCCGATAACTTGTTTTGCCTGCTGAGCTAGGGGTAGTGTAAATGTCCCGACACCACAGTAGGCATCGATGATCGTTTCATTGCCCTGAAGTTCGAGCTGTCCAAGGATTTTTTCTAGGAGGTGCTCAGCAACGGCGGTATTAATTTGAAAAAAGGTTTCAGGGCGAAGTTTCAGGTTTAGTCCGACAAAGGTTTCGTTTACATAGTCGCGTCCGGCGATCGCCCTTGTGTCACGTCCCCAAATCATATTGCCTTTGCGGTCATTGATATTGAGGCAAACACCGACCAGTGCAGGATATTCAGCCAGCCAACTAGCCGCTTGCTCTTCTAAATTCGGAAAATCGGGCGCTGTCGTAATTAAAGTTAAAAGGATTTCGCCTGTGTGGTGACCAATGCGAAAAGCCAAATGTCGTAATTTGCCTTGGTGTTTTGCTTCGTTATAAATAGACCAACCATTCGCCGCGATGTCCTGCTTGATATCACTTAATAAAGGATTGAGTCGCTGGTCTTGAATCGGACATTGATTGAGATTTACTAGCTGATGACTGCCCTTACGGTAATAGCCCGCCTGCAATTGTCCTGTACTTGAACGTCCCACTGGATAGGTTGATTTATTCCGATAGCCTAAACCCGATGAACCATGCAAAATTGGCTCAACCTTAAGATCTTCAAAGCCACCAATACGCTGTAATGCTTGGGTTACTTCTTTTGTTTTGATCTCGAGCTGTAAAGACTCCTCAACCTGTAACCACTGACAACCACCACATTTATCCGCAACAATACAGGGAGGGCGACGGCGATCGCCAGAAGGCTCAAGCATACGTTGAATTTTTCCTAGGCCATATTGGCGCTTTAGACGCGTAATACGAACCTCAAGGCGATCGCCCGGTACAGTATCCGGCACAAACACAACTTGATTCCCATATCGACCAACCCCAGACCCCTGACTATTGAGATCATGAATTGTCAATTCAATCAGATCACCCTGTTGCATCGCCTCTACTCCCTAGCTTGTTCAAATCGGCCATCCACACTCTACCCTGTCTCAGGAAATTTCAACGCCTTTCCCGACCCACCCATAGAAATAAAAACAAGATCAAAAAGAAATGTCAAAACAGCATTTATATCATTGATTTTCAACAAGGCAACCCGAATAAAGTATCAAAAGATACAAGCTAACCCAGTTGGAATCGATAACTTAACGACGTGTCCTGAGAATATTGCCTAACTCCGCACACACCCCATTAATCCAGCCAAAATCGGTTTATCCTCCATGACTGACACACCCAAAAAAGTCAAACTAACAAAAATTGATCAAGCCAAAATAGCAAAACCCGGCTTAGCGATCAAAGATGAAATTGAACAGTTTGCTCAGGCTGGTTGGGAAGCATTGGATAAAGATGACCTTATTATTCGTCTCAAATTTTTAGGTCTATTCCACCGTCCTGTAACGCCCGGCAAATTCATGTTGCGGATGCGCACACCCAATGGCATCCTAACCAGCGAAAAAATGCATGTCCTCGCCGAAGTCGTCAAGCGCTATGGCGAAGACGGTAGCGCCGACATCACGACCCGCCAAAACCTACAACTACGCGGTATTCGCCTTGAAGATGTGCCCGACATGTTCCAAAAATTTAAAGAAGTAGGTTTAACGAGCGTCCAATCCGGCCATGACAACATTCGTAATATCACAGGTTCCCCCGTGGCCGGCATCGATCCAGAAGAATACTTTGATACCCGCGAACTCGCTGAAAAGCTCCAAGACATGATCACTAACGGTGGCGAAGGCAGCTTTGAGTTTAGCGACTTGCCCCGTAAATTTAATATCTGTGTCGAAGGCGCACCGGATAATTCGTCCCACGTCGAAATCAATGATATTGCCTACGTTCCAGCATTCAAAGATGGTGAATTTGGGTTCAATATTCTCGTTGGAGGTTACTTCTCTGCCCAGAGAATTGCCGAGGGAATTCCCATCAATGTATGGGTTCCGCCGACAGAAGAAGCGGTACTCGCAGTTAGTCGTGGCATTATTACACTATATACTCGCTATGGTGCAGAGGAAGGATTGCGAGGTAATAGAGCCAAAGCCCGTGTTTTGTGGCTCGTAGAGGCTTGGGGCGTTGAAAAATTCCGTGCCAAGCTTGAAGAAGAAACGGCCATGACCTTTGCTGCGGCTGCACCAGAAGATGCGTTCACCATGGAAAAACGTGACCATCTTGGCGTGCATCCCCAAAAGCAAGAGGGCTACAGCTATGTTGGTTTGCATGTTCCTGCAGGTCGTCTCACGGCGGAGGATATGTTTGAGGTGGCTCGTCTCGCTGAAACCTATGGTGTTGGTGAAATTCGCGCTACTGTCGAGGAGAATTTTATTATTCCCTATGTCAAAAATGAAAATGTTGACACGCTTCTCAAGGAACCTTTGTTAGAGAAGTTTTCGATTAATCCCTCCCCTTTGGTTCGCTCTTTTGTGTCTTGTACTGGCAATCGCTACTGCAATTTTGCCCTCATTGAAACGAAGGGACAGGGTTTAGCTTTAGCGAAGGAGCTGGATGCTGAGCTGGATATTCCCCAGCGGGTACGGATGCACTGGACTGGTTGCCCCAACTCCTGTGGTCAGGCTCAGGTTGGTGACTTGGGGATGCTTGGTGCGAAGGCGAAAGTCGATGGCAAAATTGTTGAGGCGGTTAATCTCTACACTGGTGGCACAGTTGGTAAGGATGCCAGCCTCGGTTCTGTTGTGGAGAAGAAGGTTCCCTGTGGTGAAACGCTCAAGGAAAGGGTTAAGGGGATTTTAATTGAGCAGTTTGGGGCAACGCCTAAGGCTTAGAGCTTGGTGTCTAAATAAATTTTCATCTCAAGTTGTTTGAAATCGGTAAGGCTTATTGGGCAGTACCGATTTTTTTTGTAATTTGAGTTCTGGTTAAATGAAGTCGGTGGTGGGGCGACGACGACGGAGAAAAGATGTGAGATTGTTGGTGGATAAAAAACGGTGGCGATCGCCACCGTTTTTATTTCAAATTAAATTTAGTGAGAATGTTCACCCTCCATATCGGAGTGACCTTCGTGCATAGCTGGATTATCGCCGGACTGGGGCATCTCCGTGGGGGTGTTACTATTTTCTTCAATGATTTCTATCGGGTGATGATGGGGTTCCATCAAACTCATATTTTGTCTACCGACGGAAAGTAATCCCATGGAGACAGCACCGAGGCTAGCGGCTCCCATAGACACTAAACCAACCGAAAATAAACCCATTGCCACAACGCCAATAGAGACAATGCCATGGGTTGCCACGCCGATCGCCACAATACCGTGGGCAGAAATCCCGATGGCGATCGTGCCGTGGGCGGAAATCCCGATCGACAAAAATTTTGTTTTGCTGAGGGCTGTTTTGCTGATGCTTGGTTTTTCTGGCGAACTAACAGTCATGAAAATAATTTGTCGATGTTAAGAAATTGCTAACCAGTATAGCCAAGCTAATAAAATCGCGACGACTGCCCCAATGAGGGTATTAATGATGTTGACGACTTCATTGGTGAGGAGGTCAAATTTTTCTTGGATGGTTGCGCCAATGACGCTTTCTAGGTTGGTTGCGACAAAGGCGGCGATCGCACACCACAAAATCCCCCAAATATTAATCATGCCAATGGCGTACCCGACCATGGCGATCGCCACAGAAGCAATCATTCCCGCTAATGTCCCTTCTAAACTGACTGCCCCCTCCGTGCCCCTAGGCACAGGTCGAAAGGTTGTAATCAAAAAGGTGCGTTTACCGTAGGCTTTGCCCACTTCGCTAGCAGCTGTATCCGATAATTTGGTACTAAAACTGGCAACGTAACCCAAGACCAATAATCCCTGCCAAAAGTCCGGTACAAGTAAAGTTCCTAAGGCACAGAGAGTGCCAATGAGCGCTGAGCCCCATACATTTTCAGGCCCCCGTAAACCACCGCGGCCTTCGGCAATACCTGCGGCTTCTTTGATGTCTTTGCCAATTTTTGTGACGCCAACGCCCACCAAAAAGTAAAACATCACCACAATATACCCTTGCCAATGGAGACAGCCCCACACCAGCACACCTAACAGCCAAGCATTGAGGTAGCCCATTGGGGTCAGGAGCTTTTTCGGGATTATGAGGGCGATCGCCACCAAGACTGTATTGAGGGCGATCGCCACTAGCCAAGGATTTTCGAAGAGCATCATAGTCGCAGCGGCAAAGATTGATGAAGGAAATTAAAAATTAAGATTTGGCATAACTGCGGAACGGTTGCCCCCAGTATCGCCAACATTCTTTATTAAACGGCGATCGCCACCGGAGAATCAAATCCCGCTCTAGGGCTAACCTTTGGGTACGGTCGCTGGGGACAGAAACATTAAAGGCCATATTAACCGCGAAATCCATTCCATACTTCCGGTGTAGGCTCACATAGGCATCAATATAATCCTTACAATCATGTACCCCTTTCCACCGCTGTTTAATAGATAATTTCGTTTCACCCACATACAGCAGCAATGGCACTGAATGGTCTAACACAAAATAAATATTGGCTTGCCCTTCACTAAGGGGATCGGGGCGATCGCGATAAAAATCCCAAGGCTTACGGGGCAACTCAAACGGATCCAGCTTCTCCGCATCCCAGTGAGCAGGCTTGGTGTCTAGCTCAAATAAAAGACTCGTTTGTCCCGCGGCTGAATTTTGGCGAGCTTGCGCTTGAAAGTTAGCAATACGGCTTTTCCAAGCCATTAGCGCCGACGAACTCATCTCCAAAGTTGGTCGCCTTTGCACCTTATAGGGATTAGTCACCGTATCGGCAACAGAAAATAAATTAAGCTGTTCGTCAGGCATAAAAGTCGAGAAAATTGTAGCGAAAATCAAAGGATTGTCTTTAGTTTAATAAAACCTAAGTGCGCTCCCCTTGCCATCGAAGAAATTCTAAAGGCAAACCATCCGGATCGGCTAGGAACATCACTTCATAAATGCGATCGCCGATCATTTGCTGTTGGGGATTGAGCAATATTTTGAGCGGCTCAGACGCTTTTGCTTGGAGCCTTGCCAGCCAGCTGGGCAAACTCGGCGTTAGTGCTGTCAGATCAAACGAGACATGGTAATAACCCACATAATGCTCATCACCAAAGGCATCGGGCGCAGGTTTGGGCTGGGGAATTTGGATCAGCTCGATCCGCCCAAGCTCTCCCCGGAGCCAACAGGCAAGGGTAAAGCCCGTTGTAAATTGCACCTCCGTCGTGAAACCGAGTAAACCATAAAAGGCGATCGCCCGGTGAATATCAGCAGTACGAATAGAAATGTGGTGCATAAAACAACAGGAAAAAATTAAGAGAGAGGACTAAAAAACAGGTAAATCTCCAGCAATACTTATCAGCTTTAACCAGTTTCGGTGTAATTCAACCTGAGTTCGGTTTAAGCATGGTCTGGAATGATGACGCGGCGAAAGGGAGAGCGAGGGATGGGGCGATTTTTCATTCAAACAATTCTAATGCGGGTGTCCGTTGATGTCCCGTGTCTCCCCCTCTCCGTGTCTCCCTATCCCAATGTCCCCATGTCTTCAAGGTATTCAGATAACTCCTTAACCCGAACTGACGTTAATTCAGTTTCATCGGCTACGACCGCCCCTTCGATCACTTCATGGCGCACCTCCTCTGATAGCTCCCATGGCCTCTTTATTCCAACAAAGCTTCCTTGGCTTTTTCAGCCCACGGGTAGCAATCTCATTTTGGAGCATCACCAACTCACCCGGCGTTAATTTGGCCATCAGATCAATGCCTTTCTCCTCGAGCAGCCCCAACAATATCGCCTTTTTCTGCAATGCATTGTGAAGGACTTTTTCTAGCTTGCCATATATTGTCTTGGTAAATAGAGTTGGTTTCTGGCATGGGGCTACCCAGCATTTGTTAATCCATACGCCATTCTCGCATCGAATTTCTGGGGCACAACAGCTGAGTTGACAAACTTCAATATCCCTAGCAACTATAGCCAAGGCCATCAAAGTTAAGACACCTAGCTCTGCCGGCCATGACTATAGGGTAAGTTTTTAAGGATTCAATCTTATTTTTCTAAACCGATGGCTCGCAAGAAAATTGTCTATCAAGAATTTGGTTCCGCACCAGAAATAGAAGCACCAGAAGTTGTGGATTTACCGCCAAATCAACAAAATGTCCGTATCCAAGCAACACGCTCTGGTCGCAAGGGTAAAACGGTGACGGTGATCACTGGCTTTCAACATGCCCCTGCCACGTTAGCGAAACTCACGAAACAGCTAAAAAATAAGTGTGGTGCTGGTGGCACCCTCAAGGATGGTGTGGTCGAAATTCAGGGCGATCGCCGACAACAACTCTTAGAGATACTCACCCAACAGGGCTATAAAGCAAAAATTAGCGGCGGTTAGCTTGATACTCTTCCTCTAATAGCCAGCGAATCTGCTTTGAAAACTGCTGCAAAGACTTAAACGGATAGATGCGCACAAACTGGGGTTTGAGGTCACGGAAAAGACTATAGTAGCTATTTTTTTCGTCTTCAAACCGATAAGTCAAAATCGCCTGTTCGGCGATCGCCTCAGGTAATGTCCGCCAACTGTTTACCTCAAAGGAGACAGTAAAGCCATATTCCAAACGGGCAGGAAAACGGAGAGGATTATGCTCAGCAGCAGACACAGACTTCGCTGTAAAACTTAAATTGTGCAACAGCCCTAGCCATTTCTCACGGTAGAAAAACCAGCCATTGTGGCTATACACTCGCTGGGGGTAAATGCGGTCGAAGGGATTTGCCGCATGGGGCTGAATGAGTTTATCCGTGGGTATAGCTAGTACGATATTGCCAAAGTCAGCGATCGCCACTTCCCGATAGGGACGCTCTAAAAATAATTCCATTTCAATTTACCTTCGCCTCAGCAAAAAAATACCCGACAGTTTTTTCCACCACCTTGGGGCGATCGCCCCCCGTGCTCGATTTTGCCTAGTCACCATCAGCCCCGAAGAACTCGACCTAACACAAAGCAACAGAAAAACGGCTATTGGTATCAAAAGTAACAATATTGCCGATATCCCCCACAAACTCGTTAGGTAAATTCACAGAACCGTTACAAAGCTGTACAAACCCTAGAAGTAAGTTGCAATAAAATACAAAATCTCTACATATCTTGAGGCAATAAAACTTGTCATGGCTCAACTGACCGCTGCAGAAGTTCTCTCCAAGCTCCAAGCCGACGAATCCCTTGCCAATAGCGAACTTAGTGGTCTCGACCTCAGCGGTAAAACCCTTGATTGTGGCAACTTTTCCAGAGCCTATCTACGCCGTACAAATCTCACATCAGCGTCCTGCATTGGCGTAAACTTTTCTAAAGCAACGCTCATTTTGGCACAACTCAAGTCCTGCAACCTGACCAAAGCGAATCTTCACCACAGCACCTTTACCCAAGCCGATCTGACCGCAGCCAATCTACAACAAGTTAAGGCAGCCCACGTTAATCTACAGGGCACAAACTTGTCCCAATGCTTAGGTCGGGGCGGTAATTTTGAAGAAGCAAACTTTAATGAAGCACAAGTCCTCAGGGCCCACCTTGAACGGGCAAATTTTGTCAAGATTCAAGCCAAACAAGCCGATTTTACAAATGCAAATTTAAACCAAAGCGACCTTAGCCGTAGTCATTGCCAAGGCGCTAATTTTACCGAGGCGACCCTGATATCAGCCGACTTAGAACAGGGGGATTTCACCGCGGCGAATTTTACTAAAGCGAATCTCTCTCAGATTAATGCCATTAATACAGTCTTCCATGAAGGCACTTTTACGGAGACTTGTTTTGATAATGCCCAGCTGGAGTTGGCAAATTTTTCGCAGTCGACGATTTCTGGTGCGACTTTCCGTAATGCATCGCTGTTTAGTGCATCCCTTGAATATGCCCAGTTGATCAATGTTGATTTTAGGGGCGCGGATTTACGGAGCGCGGTCTTTTTTAAATCAAACCTTGGAGGCTCTTGTTTTGACCATTGTCGTTTAGAGGGAGCGATATTTGGGGCTGTGACGGGTTTAACTGATGCCCAGCAAGCATTTCTGAAGGACAATGGCGCACTTAATGTGACTTAATTTGTTTCTTTTTTCAGCGCCTCTTCGGACTTCTGGCTCCACCAAAACATATCGGCGATCGCCGAACCATAGACAGTAAATTCTGGCACAGGGTTAAGGAGTACGATTTGAGTTTCTAAATCCGGCCCCAAACGACGCTCAACGCGATCGGGAATACCATAACCGTAGATCACATGTCCTTGTCCCGCTAAAACAACCACTTGTCTCTCAGGATTGAGGATGCGGAAATCGGCGATCGTTGCCGCCATGGTTTCATCCCAAATCACCTGTGCCGTAAAAAAATTATCAAAATTAAAATTGCCATGGGCGCTGTGGGCACCGAATGCTCCCTGCACAAAATTACGATAATTATTATTGCTCAAATCCAGTTCACTAACAGGCGGAATATGCACCATATCCTCTGCTGTGAGGGCTTCTACCCCGCCACGGGCAACGCGACTCACTGTCTCGCCGGGGGCATTGAGCGCTAAAACGGGGATCTTATTTTCCCGGGCAAATCGCATAATCGGCGCGTAGAGCTCCCAAGGGAAACCCCATAGTTTTTCATATTCACTTTGTTCAACGAATTCAGCCTCCGTAATCTCGCCCGCAATATAACTATCTAAAACGGCTTGGTATGGACGCTGGAACATTTCCATCCCGATCACCAAATCAGGGTTTCTCGCGTATAGCTCTTGAATAATCTGTAACTGAGCAGCATGGTCGCGCTCGCTATCATGCAATTCCCCAAGGAAGACTACATCCGCTGTGGCCAAAGGTTCGATGGATTGCTCCGGCATCGGCGGCAAATCTGGTATTTCCTGAGAATCTGTACCTTGTAATGCACATCCGGCTGGGGCGATCGCCAACAAACCACTGAGGGCAATGAAACCAATTTGCGGCCTAATCTTCATAGATTTCTTGGGAAAGAGTAAAAGCTCTAGTTTAAAGCCTTAACTTTAAAATTTGGATTTGAAATCTGGATTTGAAATCTGGATTTAAAATTCGGCCTAAAAATTAGGTCGATTGGAAGCTGTATGGAAAGTCAATGTGATCACTAGCGCTAAGACGACGGAGTTGGCCGTGTCACATCCCAAGAGCATGAGACTCTCATAGCTCGTTAAACAAACCATTGCAGCTAAACCAATGGGAGTGCTCAGTAGCTCTAGAAATTCACCGACTTGACCCATAAACTCCAAAATCTGGAGAAAATATTTCAGAATAGCCATTGCACTAGCGTGTCTCATCTTGTTTCCTCAGGACGAATAAAACTCTTCAATAAAATCAATATGCTTAGCCCACAAGGCTACTCAGGCGTTCGGAGAGTATCTGAAAGGGGACTTTACCAATGAATGTGTCAACCGCCACCTGCTCCTCCTCCAGTAATACGAAATGGGGTACACCCGTTACTTTATAGGTTGCAACCGTTGACTGCCACTGGGGATCATCAATGTTTAACATGACAAAATTGATGGCCGCGCCAAAACGCTCATGTGCTTTTGCTAACGTCGGAGCCATGGCCTGACAGGTCATGCACCAATCAGCGTAGAACTCAATAAACGCTGGCTTACCATTGGCGATCGCCTCACCATAGGGAACAGATTGGGCAGCTATGGCCGGTAAAGTCATTAGGTCAGCGACCGTAGAGGTTTGTGCTCCCTGGACTGGACGAGTCAACACAAAGGTTCCCCCCAGAAAGAAAATAACTAAAGCAACGGCGATCGCCCCAATATTCCGACTCACTCTGTTTTTTGGCAAAATGCATAACCCCCACCTCAAGGCATGTAACAAATCTTAACCTAATTGTTGATAGTAATAAACCAAGGCGATGGGCATCACTAACATGACGAAGAAAATTGCCACAAAAAAGAGGTGACTGGTCAGCCAAACTGCCCGTAACTTGTGAATTAATAACCCCTTACTAAAAACAGACTGCATCCAAGGGAGCTAGGCAAACTGCCGTCGCGGCGATTCTAAGACGCCAGTCCCAGCAACAACACCGACAACCGCCGTTAACGTCACCGCAAAAAAGACCCAGAGAAAAACAGCATTAAAATTTAAACCCTTTTTTTGATGCCCTAACATTAAAAAAATTATCCTAAACGCGGCGATCGCCAAATAATAGAACTATCCAGATTTATTCCCCCATACAGTCCACCCACGAATCGGTTAAACCATGAAAGCCCCAAACGCGATCAAATTCATCATTGGTCTATGCCTCGGCTGTATGCTGCTGTTCTTTCCCTTTACGCAGTTTCAGCCCGACGGACTGGAGTCATTACGGACTTTAACAGTGCAGCTCGACGGTCGTAAAAAGCCCCTCGATACCGTTGCCAAAGAAACCGTCGCCAAGATTCACGGTTCGACCAGTTACCAAACCGTCAACGGCGAAAAAGAGGATTACCTCAGCACCTATCTGGAAATATGGTTTAACACCCGCAATTGGAATGAAGAGCCCTTTGTGCTGGTTAGCTATCGCCCGCTGAAGGAATTGACCGATCTGGACTTGGAGCAAAAACATTTTGCCTTCCAAGAGCTGATGACCAATAAAAAATTGGCGGCAGTGGTGAATATTGCCCACGAAAAGCAATTTAACGAGCAGGACTTAAACCGTGACGAGCGCGAAGCCCTAACCATCGAAGAGCGCTTAAATCTCCTTTACCATTCCGTCGGCGACCAAAGCCTACCGATTGTGCCCCACCCTACGGATATCAAAGGGAAATGGGTAGGTTTTAATCATGCAACTGCACTGTACGACGTTGAAGAATTTGCGCCCCTCGTCGCCAATTTTGCGATGATTCAGCAAACTGTTTTTAATGGCGGTCTAGATCATCTCGCGGCGTTATCGGACATCACGGATAGCTTAAAAGCTGGTTTACGGAGTCTCAGTCCAGAGATTTATCCCAGCGATTTTGTCCTGGCGCGGGAAACTCATTTTAATCATTTTCACCCCTTTGCAAAGGCTTGGCAGCTTTATGGTTTAGCTTTTATCGCCATGCTCATTAGCCTCTGGGTAAAACCTTGGAATATTTATTGGAGTGCCATGGGTTTGTTTAGTGCGGGCATTGCTGTCCAAACCTATGGTTTTTTCCTCCGCATGCAAATCGCGGGTCGCCCTCCCGTCACCAATATGTATGAGTCGGTGGTTTGGGTGGGTTTCGGTATTGCGGCGATCGCCCTGACCTTTGAGCTGATTACCCGCAACCGTTATTACATTTTGGCAGCAGCGCCTTTATCAGTGATGTGTTTACTGTTGGCCGCTAGCTTGCCTGCAGTTCTTGACCCCAGTATTTCGCCCCTTGTGCCTGTTCTCCGCGATAATTTCTGGCTGAGTATCCATGTTCCGACGATCGCCCTTGGTTATGCCAGTTTTGCCCTTGCAATGGGATTAGGCCATGTTGCCCTTGGGAATTATCTTTTTACCCCCAATGCGAAGCCGCGTCTCAAAATGCTTTCCCAGCTCAATTACCATGTGTTGCAAGTGGGTGTCCTGTTACTCACTGCCGGCATTATTCTCGGTGGCATCTGGGCGCACCTCTCTTGGGGACGTTTCTGGGGGTGGGATCCCAAAGAAACTTGGGCACTCATTGCGCTGCTCTGTTACCTTGCGCCGCTCTATG from [Limnothrix rosea] IAM M-220 encodes:
- a CDS encoding ferredoxin--nitrite reductase, whose translation is MTDTPKKVKLTKIDQAKIAKPGLAIKDEIEQFAQAGWEALDKDDLIIRLKFLGLFHRPVTPGKFMLRMRTPNGILTSEKMHVLAEVVKRYGEDGSADITTRQNLQLRGIRLEDVPDMFQKFKEVGLTSVQSGHDNIRNITGSPVAGIDPEEYFDTRELAEKLQDMITNGGEGSFEFSDLPRKFNICVEGAPDNSSHVEINDIAYVPAFKDGEFGFNILVGGYFSAQRIAEGIPINVWVPPTEEAVLAVSRGIITLYTRYGAEEGLRGNRAKARVLWLVEAWGVEKFRAKLEEETAMTFAAAAPEDAFTMEKRDHLGVHPQKQEGYSYVGLHVPAGRLTAEDMFEVARLAETYGVGEIRATVEENFIIPYVKNENVDTLLKEPLLEKFSINPSPLVRSFVSCTGNRYCNFALIETKGQGLALAKELDAELDIPQRVRMHWTGCPNSCGQAQVGDLGMLGAKAKVDGKIVEAVNLYTGGTVGKDASLGSVVEKKVPCGETLKERVKGILIEQFGATPKA
- a CDS encoding TIGR00297 family protein → MMLFENPWLVAIALNTVLVAIALIIPKKLLTPMGYLNAWLLGVLVWGCLHWQGYIVVMFYFLVGVGVTKIGKDIKEAAGIAEGRGGLRGPENVWGSALIGTLCALGTLLVPDFWQGLLVLGYVASFSTKLSDTAASEVGKAYGKRTFLITTFRPVPRGTEGAVSLEGTLAGMIASVAIAMVGYAIGMINIWGILWCAIAAFVATNLESVIGATIQEKFDLLTNEVVNIINTLIGAVVAILLAWLYWLAIS
- the rlmD gene encoding 23S rRNA (uracil(1939)-C(5))-methyltransferase RlmD; the protein is MQQGDLIELTIHDLNSQGSGVGRYGNQVVFVPDTVPGDRLEVRITRLKRQYGLGKIQRMLEPSGDRRRPPCIVADKCGGCQWLQVEESLQLEIKTKEVTQALQRIGGFEDLKVEPILHGSSGLGYRNKSTYPVGRSSTGQLQAGYYRKGSHQLVNLNQCPIQDQRLNPLLSDIKQDIAANGWSIYNEAKHQGKLRHLAFRIGHHTGEILLTLITTAPDFPNLEEQAASWLAEYPALVGVCLNINDRKGNMIWGRDTRAIAGRDYVNETFVGLNLKLRPETFFQINTAVAEHLLEKILGQLELQGNETIIDAYCGVGTFTLPLAQQAKQVIGIEVLPSSVQQAQASAADNHIENVKFLVGTVEDVLPNLEDTADIVLVDPPRKGCDRRVLDTLRQSRPRQILYISCNPATLARDLKILCEAEAYTVEWVQPADFFPQTPHVECAVLLKMV
- a CDS encoding pentapeptide repeat-containing protein; protein product: MAQLTAAEVLSKLQADESLANSELSGLDLSGKTLDCGNFSRAYLRRTNLTSASCIGVNFSKATLILAQLKSCNLTKANLHHSTFTQADLTAANLQQVKAAHVNLQGTNLSQCLGRGGNFEEANFNEAQVLRAHLERANFVKIQAKQADFTNANLNQSDLSRSHCQGANFTEATLISADLEQGDFTAANFTKANLSQINAINTVFHEGTFTETCFDNAQLELANFSQSTISGATFRNASLFSASLEYAQLINVDFRGADLRSAVFFKSNLGGSCFDHCRLEGAIFGAVTGLTDAQQAFLKDNGALNVT
- a CDS encoding VOC family protein, which produces MHHISIRTADIHRAIAFYGLLGFTTEVQFTTGFTLACWLRGELGRIELIQIPQPKPAPDAFGDEHYVGYYHVSFDLTALTPSLPSWLARLQAKASEPLKILLNPQQQMIGDRIYEVMFLADPDGLPLEFLRWQGERT
- a CDS encoding translation initiation factor → MARKKIVYQEFGSAPEIEAPEVVDLPPNQQNVRIQATRSGRKGKTVTVITGFQHAPATLAKLTKQLKNKCGAGGTLKDGVVEIQGDRRQQLLEILTQQGYKAKISGG
- a CDS encoding ChaN family lipoprotein, whose amino-acid sequence is MKIRPQIGFIALSGLLAIAPAGCALQGTDSQEIPDLPPMPEQSIEPLATADVVFLGELHDSERDHAAQLQIIQELYARNPDLVIGMEMFQRPYQAVLDSYIAGEITEAEFVEQSEYEKLWGFPWELYAPIMRFARENKIPVLALNAPGETVSRVARGGVEALTAEDMVHIPPVSELDLSNNNYRNFVQGAFGAHSAHGNFNFDNFFTAQVIWDETMAATIADFRILNPERQVVVLAGQGHVIYGYGIPDRVERRLGPDLETQIVLLNPVPEFTVYGSAIADMFWWSQKSEEALKKETN
- a CDS encoding thioredoxin domain-containing protein — translated: MPKNRVSRNIGAIAVALVIFFLGGTFVLTRPVQGAQTSTVADLMTLPAIAAQSVPYGEAIANGKPAFIEFYADWCMTCQAMAPTLAKAHERFGAAINFVMLNIDDPQWQSTVATYKVTGVPHFVLLEEEQVAVDTFIGKVPFQILSERLSSLVG
- a CDS encoding ATP-binding protein; this translates as MIAISMPPPKSHWSTLSFASTLYLYPVLDILLERIPDEWQYDLRLGLQEALVNAAKHGNALDPTKKVVVHFFMNTEQCSWIITDEGTGFNKSEHCCDLDDHLLPPEEAECGRGVCLLSHIFDQVHWNHRGNQLRLSKYFRQTPIIAGSIEEFA